A genomic window from Thunnus thynnus chromosome 12, fThuThy2.1, whole genome shotgun sequence includes:
- the LOC137194307 gene encoding acid-sensing ion channel 1-like, giving the protein MVKAPISESIALGPHKENERDQETTIQNTESSSLKPTWKAITVDFIMRTKIHGLKFVFSTDKSKPQRVIWILAFFVCFSLLITWSGNRILYLMSYPAITKIYMVWAHNMSFPAVTFCNKNVFRVSTLTRDDLYHSGYWMDLMYPNHTVMERSLSILKENHKQSLLSLLDFNNYTPPPDYRVNTTEMMGRLGHQLEDMLLECKFRGETCTYKNFSTVCTEKKDSVCQLWI; this is encoded by the coding sequence ATGGTCAAAGCACCTATATCCGAATCAATCGCCCTGGGGCCACACAAAGAAAACGAGAGAGACCAAGAGACCACGATCCAAAACACTGAGTCCAGCTCACTTAAGCCGACATGGAAAGCGATCACAGTGGATTTCATAATGAGGACCAAGATCCACGGTTTGAAGTTTGTCTTCTCTACAGACAAGTCGAAACCACAGCGGGTCATCTGGATCCTGGCCTTCTTCGTTTGTTTCAGTCTCCTCATCACCTGGTCCGGGAACCGAATCCTCTACCTGATGTCTTACCCTGCTATCACTAAGATCTACATGGTGTGGGCTCACAACATGTCCTTCCCAGCGGTGACTTTctgcaataaaaatgttttccgTGTATCCACCCTGACCAGGGATGACCTGTATCACAGCGGCTACTGGATGGACCTCATGTATCCTAATCACACAGTGATGGAGAGGAGCCTTTCCATCCTTAAGGAAAACCACAAGCAGAGTCTCCTGAGCCTGTTGGACTTCAACAACTACACCCCGCCCCCTGATTACCGCGTCAACACCACCGAGATGATGGGTCGGCTCGGTCACCAGCTGGAGGACATGCTGCTGGAGTGCAAGTTTCGTGGTGAAACCTGTACCTACAAAAATTTCAGCACTgtatgtacagaaaaaaaagatagtgTTTGTCAGTTGTGGATATGA
- the asic1c gene encoding acid-sensing ion channel 1C isoform X5 codes for MICTYWIYTRYGKCYTFNSGLDGNPLLTTLKGGTGNGLEIMLDIQQDEYLPVWGETDETSYEAGIKVQIHSQDEPPFIDQLGFGVAPGFQTFVSCQQQLLQYLPPPWGDCKSTPIDSEYFSTYSITACRIDCETRYLLENCNCRMVHMPGTSTVCTPEQYKDCADPALDFLVEKDNDYCVCQTPCNMTRYGKELSMVKIPSKASAKYLAKKFNKTEQYIGENILVLDIFFEALNYEKIEQKKAYEIAGLLGDIGGQMGLFIGASVLTILEIFDYLYEVFKDKVLGYFIRKKRPQRCQSDNLEFPENPTSPGVTPNHAPRAPVTPSGVTRTVSDSRRTCYLVTRL; via the exons atcTACACGCGCTATGGGAAATGCTACACTTTCAACTCGGGATTAGACGGCAACCCACTGTTGACCACGTTGAAAGGTGGCACAGGGAACGGCTTGGAGATCATGTTGGATATTCAGCAAGATGAATATCTGCCTGTTTGGGGAGAGACAG ATGAAACCTCCTACGAAGCAGGCATCAAGGTTCAGATCCACAGCCAGGACGAGCCGCCCTTCATTGACCAACTGGGATTTGGTGTGGCCCCTGGGTTTCAAACTTTTGTGTCATGTCAGCAGCAACTG CTTCAGTACCTCCCTCCGCCTTGGGGAGATTGCAAGTCTACTCCCATAGACTCTGAATACTTCTCCACATACAGTATCACCGCCTGCCGCATTGACTGTGAAACTCGGTACCTGCTGGAGAATTGCAACTGCAGGATGGTTCACATGCCGG GAACCTCAACAGTTTGCACACCAGAGCAGTACAAAGACTGTGCTGACCCAGCTTTAG ACTTTTTGGTAGAGAAAGACAACGATTACTGTGTCTGTCAGACCCCCTGCAACATGACTCGCTATGGCAAGGAGCTGTCCATGGTTAAGATCCCCAGTAAGGCATCTGCTAAATATCTGGCTAAGAAATTCAACAAAACTGAGCAATATATTGG CGAAAATATATTGGTCTTGGATATCTTCTTTGAAGCACTGAATTATGAGAAGATTGAGCAGAAGAAGGCCTATGAAATTGCAGGGCTTCTCG GTGACATTGGAGGTCAGATGGGGCTGTTTATTGGAGCCAGTGTTTTAACAATACTGGAAATATTTGACTACCTATATGAG GTGTTTAAGGATAAGGTTTTGGGTTACTTCATACGCAAGAAACGACCACAGCGTTGTCAGAGCGACAATCTG GAGTTTCCAGAGAACCCAACCAGCCCTGGTGTCACGCCTAATCATGCCCCCAG AGCACCTGTGACACCCTCCGGAGTCACTCGGACAGTCTCGGATTCACGCCGAACATGTTACCTCGTCACCCGACTCTAG
- the asic1c gene encoding acid-sensing ion channel 1C isoform X4 yields MSLLTFHLHRLKAHDLHILDFCCLVVSSVKRRWGVKKIYTRYGKCYTFNSGLDGNPLLTTLKGGTGNGLEIMLDIQQDEYLPVWGETDETSYEAGIKVQIHSQDEPPFIDQLGFGVAPGFQTFVSCQQQLLQYLPPPWGDCKSTPIDSEYFSTYSITACRIDCETRYLLENCNCRMVHMPGTSTVCTPEQYKDCADPALDFLVEKDNDYCVCQTPCNMTRYGKELSMVKIPSKASAKYLAKKFNKTEQYIGENILVLDIFFEALNYEKIEQKKAYEIAGLLGDIGGQMGLFIGASVLTILEIFDYLYEVFKDKVLGYFIRKKRPQRCQSDNLEFPENPTSPGVTPNHAPRAPVTPSGVTRTVSDSRRTCYLVTRL; encoded by the exons atcTACACGCGCTATGGGAAATGCTACACTTTCAACTCGGGATTAGACGGCAACCCACTGTTGACCACGTTGAAAGGTGGCACAGGGAACGGCTTGGAGATCATGTTGGATATTCAGCAAGATGAATATCTGCCTGTTTGGGGAGAGACAG ATGAAACCTCCTACGAAGCAGGCATCAAGGTTCAGATCCACAGCCAGGACGAGCCGCCCTTCATTGACCAACTGGGATTTGGTGTGGCCCCTGGGTTTCAAACTTTTGTGTCATGTCAGCAGCAACTG CTTCAGTACCTCCCTCCGCCTTGGGGAGATTGCAAGTCTACTCCCATAGACTCTGAATACTTCTCCACATACAGTATCACCGCCTGCCGCATTGACTGTGAAACTCGGTACCTGCTGGAGAATTGCAACTGCAGGATGGTTCACATGCCGG GAACCTCAACAGTTTGCACACCAGAGCAGTACAAAGACTGTGCTGACCCAGCTTTAG ACTTTTTGGTAGAGAAAGACAACGATTACTGTGTCTGTCAGACCCCCTGCAACATGACTCGCTATGGCAAGGAGCTGTCCATGGTTAAGATCCCCAGTAAGGCATCTGCTAAATATCTGGCTAAGAAATTCAACAAAACTGAGCAATATATTGG CGAAAATATATTGGTCTTGGATATCTTCTTTGAAGCACTGAATTATGAGAAGATTGAGCAGAAGAAGGCCTATGAAATTGCAGGGCTTCTCG GTGACATTGGAGGTCAGATGGGGCTGTTTATTGGAGCCAGTGTTTTAACAATACTGGAAATATTTGACTACCTATATGAG GTGTTTAAGGATAAGGTTTTGGGTTACTTCATACGCAAGAAACGACCACAGCGTTGTCAGAGCGACAATCTG GAGTTTCCAGAGAACCCAACCAGCCCTGGTGTCACGCCTAATCATGCCCCCAG AGCACCTGTGACACCCTCCGGAGTCACTCGGACAGTCTCGGATTCACGCCGAACATGTTACCTCGTCACCCGACTCTAG